The genomic region TTGTTGGGTATTTAAAGCTACTACACTAAAGATGTCTTGTAGGAAAGGTACAAAAATAACCGCAACTTGTAACAAGGCTGATACTAATCCTGCTAAAATCAAATATTTGTTTCTAAATATTCCTTCCTTAAATACAGAATGTCTCTCTGACCGTACATTAATAGCGTGGGTAAGTTGGGATAATCCTAATACAGCAAAGGCCATGGTCCTTGCTACCTCTGTTCCATAATGAGCTAGGTCGTATTTAAAAGCAAATAGGGTGATGGCCCCAATAACTATTCCTTGATAGATAATTCTAAAGCCTAAGCCCTCTGCAAAAATACTGGCTTTAGGATCTCTGGGCTTTTGCTTCATAATATCTTTTTCCTTAGGATCTACACCTAATGCTAGAGCAGGCAAACTATCTGTTACAAGATTTACCCACAATATATGAATGGGCAGTAAAGGCTGGGTCCAATTGAGTAAGGTAGCGATAAATAGTGCAATAATCTCTCCTATATTACAGGATAATAGAAAATGAATGGACTTTCTGATATTGGCATATATCCCCCGTCCTTCTTCAATAGCCGAAACAATGGTTGCAAAGTTATCATCGGTCAGCACCATCTCTGCTGCTTCTTTAGCCACATCAGTACCAGTGATCCCCATGGCACAGCCTATATCAGCCTTTTTAAGGGCAGGGGCATCATTTACTCCATCCCCTGTCATGGCAACAATTTTTCCCTCTTTTTGCCATGCAGATACAATACGCACCTTATGCTCTGGGGACACCCTAGCATATACGCTTAAATCCTGTACTTTGTTTTCTAGTTCTTGATCACTCATTTTTTCTAATTCGCTACCCGATACAGCCTCGGAGGCTTCTTGTATAATCCCCAATTCTTTAGCAATGGCCACCGCAGTATCCTTATGATCCCCTGTAATCATCACAGGTTTTATCCCTGCTTGGCGACAAAGGGCTACTGAGTCTTTTACCTCTTCCCTTGGTGGGTCAATCATACCCATGAGTCCAATGAAGATCAGTTGATTTTCCATTGTACTGCTGGATATTTCTTGGGGAATAGCATCTATTTCCTTAAAGGCTAAACCTAAAACCCGATAGGCTTGAGAAGATAATTGATAGTTTGCCTGTTGAATTTTTTCTTTATCCTGTTCTTCTAGAGTTCTAACTTCTCCATGAACATAAATTTTGGTACAGATATCTAGTAAAACATCGGGAGCACCTTTGGTAAAGACCAAATATTCCCCCTCTTCCTTTTTATTTACCGTGGTCATGAGTTTTCGATCAGAGTCAAAGGGTACCTCTGCTACCCTAGGGTGCTGTATTTGCTTATCCTTCTTTGTCATGCCTATATTGTGGGCTAATCTTACAAAGGCCACCTCTGTAGGGTCTCCTATGGATTTTTCTTCTCCCTCTAGGATTTGTATTTCTGCATCATTACATAATAATCCTGTTTCTAATATTCTTTCCTGTCCGGGGCTTAAGGAAGGGAATTCTAAATTTTTTATATCTACCATTTCATCATCAACATAGATTTGCTGTATGGTCATTTTATTTTGAGTTAGGGTTCCAGTTTTATCTGAACAAATAACTGATGCACTTCCCAAAGTTTCCACAGCAGGCAATTTACGAATAATAGCATTACTGCGTATCATTCGCTGTACACCTAAGGCAAGCACCACGGTGACAATGGCAGGCAACCCTTCAGGTATAGCTGCAACAGCTAAACTTACAGCAGTCATAAACATACCAAAGACATCTCTTCCTTGTAATACTCCCACTAAAAACATGATAGCACAAACGGCCAGTGCAGCAATTCCTAATAATTTTCCTAGTTCCTCTAGTCTTTTTTGTAGAGGAGTTTGGATAGCTTCGGATTGTTGGATCATATGGGCAATTTTCCCTATTTCTGTATCCATTCCTGTTTTTGTTACCACTGCTTTACCCCTGCCGTAGGTAACAACGCTACTCATATACATGAGATTTTTTCTATCTCCTAAGGGGACCTCTTCCAAATCAATTTCCTGGCTATGTTTATCAACGGGTACAGATTCCCCTGTCAGTGCAGATTCTTGAATCTTTAGTGAAGCTGTCTCGATGAGTCTCCCATCGGCAGGAATATAATCTCCCGCATCTAAAAGAACAATATCTCCTGGTACTAATTCTTTAGCAGGTATTTGCTGAGTCACCCCTTCCCTAATAACCTTAGCTGAGGGGGTAGAAAGTTTTTTTAGAGCAGCTAAAGATTGCTCTGCCTTATTTTCTTGCACCACGCCCATAATGGCGTTGACAATAACTATGGCAATAATTAGTATGGCGTCCTTTGTTTCCCCTATTGCCCCTGAAACTAAAGCTGCTGCTAATAATACTAAAATTAAAAAATCTTTAAATTGGTCAAAAATCATAGAGAAGATAGATTTACCCTTTTGTTCTTCTAATTCATTTAACCCATATTTCTCTTGTCTTTTTATTACCTCTTCTTTACTTAAACCACTCTGTACATCTACTTTGAAATGTTTTACCGTTTGTTCCCTATCCCATTGGTAAAAATTTTGCTGCTCCAATACTATACCCTCCTCTTTTTACTAAGGTTTACCCTTTTCCATAGGATATCCTTTAGATGCTCTGTCCATGCAAGCAACTACATCTCCACTAGTTGACAAGAAAGCAGCTATGGCTGTTCTTGTGATTGTGATATAAGAAAATAAAAAAAACCTCATTCCACACCTAATACAAGTGCGAAATAAAGGTCTTACTCCAAGAAAGCCCTGTTAACTAACCGAGTGTTTCCACTGAGATGACGACTAGTTAAATCCTTTGGACGAGTTACTCCCCTCTATTTTTAAAAAACATAGAGTCTTTATTATTTTATGATATTCTATCACCTAACTCTCCAAATGTAAACCTCTTTTAAGATTTTTATTCCAATAAGACAATGCCATTGGGAGATTTTCCAATTTTAATATTGTCTATTAAAGTATAATCCTGCAATGAGATAATAGACATCGTGTTGTCGCCTATATTCGTTGTAAAAAGAGTTTGGTTTTCTTTGTCCATAGCAATGCCCCGAGGCATATTCCCTATGTCTATTCTTTTTATTTCCTGCCCCTTCTCTAAGGAAATAACAGATAAGGAATTCCCAGTACTATTGACTACGTATAAAAATTCTTCCCCTGATGATAAAATCATTTGTCTAGGTATATTGCCCACCGGAATTCTTTTTAGGGTTTGTTTGCTATCTAAATCCAATATCGAGATAACTCCTCCTCCTTCAGAGCCCATACGGCTATTGCTGACGAATAAGGTTTTTTCATCCTGGGGTAAGAGGACATAGGAAGGGCAGCTCTCCACCGCTATCCAATCAATAAGTATATTTTTCATACAGTCTATTACAGCAATTTTGTCTTCCCACATGTTGGCTACATAAACTTCTTTTCTTTTTCTTCCTATCTTTAAGCCCTGGGGTAATTCCCCAATGGGTATTTGTCCTACCAAGCGGTTTTTGCCTAGGTCCACTACCGAAAGGGTGTTAGAATCTCCGTTGGTTACATAAGCAGTATGTTCGTGCCAATCAATATCAATTTCACAGGGATAGCTGCCTACTTGGACTCGTTCCTCTAAGGTATTGGTCTCCCTATCTATAATATACATGCTGTTGTCATAACAATTAATTGAGTATAAAGTATCTCCTTTGGGATTCATCATTAGGCTATAGGGTCCTATGACTGGCTTGGAGGAAATATGCTGTCCATTTATTTTTGCCATAGATTGCAAATCCATTTTGCCTATTTCACATCTTTTATTATAATCTACTATGGATATGGTATCCTCCCCTGTATTGGCTGTATAAATATATTTAGTGTTTTTGTTCAATTTCCCACCCCCCCAAGAAAAACCATAAATATTTAAGGCCTAATTTATCATATGTAGGTTATGGGGAATGGTTACTGTAGACAAGCAATTTGAACTCTGAATAAAAACCACAAGTTCCTTTCATTCTGGCTACGAAAATTTGCACAATTCATTTCTGGTTTTACATCATCTTATGCACTTCTCCCAGCATATACAAAGACCCAGTAAATGCAATGACTTCCTGTGAGGGCCTTTCCTTGGCCCATTGTATGGCTTGAGCAATGCTATCCATGGAAGAACACTTTATTTTCGATTTTATTTTTTTCACTATGCCTTCTAATTCTTCTGGAGATATTGCCCTAGGGTTGTCAATGGGTATAGCGATAATTTTATCCCCTAAAGGTAGAATTTCCCTTAGGATTTTCTCTATTTCCTTATCCTTTAGTATGCCAATCATTAAAGTTATTTTTCTGTGGGGAAAATAGTTCTTCATTGCCTTTGCAAAAGCTTTAGCTCCATCAACATTATGGGCACCATCCAGTATAATATAGGGCTCTTTGGATATGACTTCAAATCTACCAGGCCACCGTGCCTTTTTTAGTCCCTGTAATACAGATTCATTGGAAAGGAGATACCCTTTTTCTATAAGTACTTCTATTGCCATTAGGGCTGTAGCAGCATTGTAGATTTGATGTTGACCCAATAGGGATATTTCTATTCTAGGTAAATGTAAGCGGAGACCTTGGTAAGAAAATATCTGCCCCTGAAGAGAACTTTCCAATATTTCAATTGCATTTTTTTCTACTGACAATAGGTCTGCTGATTCTTCACTGGCTTTTTCTCTAATGACTTTGGCTACCTCTGGCCTTTGAGGGGAGGTCACTACCCATCCATTTTTTTTAATGATCCCTGCCTTTTCCCCGGCTATTTCCTTTAAGGTGTTGCCCAGCTGGGCCCTATGATCTACTCCTATGGCGGTAATAATAGATACCTCTGAGGCAGAAATAATATTGGTAGCATCTAATCTCCCCCCTAAGCCTACTTCCAATACTACAAAATCTACTTGTTGCTGAGCAAAGTAAATTAGTCCTATAGCCGTGACTATTTCAAATTCTATGGGATGTTGAAGGCCCATAGAAACCATTTTTTCCACCTTTTGCTGGACTCTGTACGCAATATCTGCTAAATCCTGTCTAGGGATGTGTTTCCCATTGATTTGAATTCTTTCGGTAAACTCCTCTAGGTAGGGGGAGATAAAAAGCCCTACTTTATATCCCTGTTCTTTTAATACACTGTGTATCATGCTGCTTATTGAGCCTTTCCCATTGGTACCTGCTATGTGAATAATTTTTAGATTTTCCTGGGGATTATCCAATAATTCCATTAAGATCTTCATATTTTCTAGACCTGCTCTTGAACTAAATTTTCCTGCTCCATGGATGAAATCTAATGTTTCCTGATCGTTCATGCCCTATCTCCTTTCTTTTCCCTTTACTTCATTACTATTCCTAGGATCAGAGGGACAGCGATTGCAGTAAAAAGTCCCATTAAGCCAATGGCAAGACCGGCCATTGCCCCTTGTACTTCCCCTTCTTCTAAAGCCCGGGCAGTGCCAAAACCGTGGGATGCTGTGCCCATAGCCACGCCTGCGGCAATATCATTTTTCACACGAAAAAACTTTAATAGTTTAGGTCCAAGTATGGCCCCCACAGAGCCTGCTACCATTACACCTAAAATGGTTATGGAAGCTATTCCTCCTATAGACTCGGTAATCTCTACAGCAATAGGGGTTGTCACTGATTTTGATAAAAGGGATATATTTATGATTTTATCTAGTCCAAATATTTTCCCTAAAAAAAATACACTAAGGGCTCCAGTAACGCTTCCTGCCATTATACCCACCACTATAGGAAAAAAATTTATTTTTAATATTTCCCATTGACGAAATAGAGGCAAGGCTAAAACTATGGTAGCTGGTGCTAAAAGGAAGTGAATGATATTTCCACCATTTTCATAATAATCTTTATAATCTATACCGGAATACATTAATAATAAAATTAAAACCGTTAGTGTTATCACGGTAGGATGGAGCATGGTCATTTTATATTTATCATATAGCTTATAGGATAATCCAAAAACAACTAATGTAATGACTAAACCAAAAACGGGGCTGCTTTGTAAGATATTAAGCATTTTCTTTTCTCCTTGTAAAATTGATTAAAAATTGTACGATGTGACCTGTGACTATCATAGTGATCATGGTACTTATAATTATAGTAATTAGTATGGGTAAAAATATAGGAAGGATCTTATCAAGATATTGTACGATTCCTACTCCCGCTGGAACGTATAGAATAATTAATATACTCTGTAAAAAATCTCCCACATTCTCCACTTGATTTATTTTGATTACTTTGGTTAATAGTAATATCAATAAAATTCCCATTCCCAAAACACTCCCTGGAAAGGGAATAGATAATGATTTTACCAATATTTCTGCTAGGTATTGTATGACAATGATTATGCCAAATTCTTTAATCCATTTCAATGGATCTCATCCTTTCTAGTTCTATGATTTAAATACCCTATCTATCTTATTATAACGAAAGGGAATTTTAAAGTTCATTTTAATGGGAATATAAAATTGAAAGAAAAAAGTACAAATAAAATGCTAGGAAAGATTAGAAGGATAGTATGAAGCAAAAAACAAAAATTAGCCGGGGAAGTTTATTCCTCAGCTAATTTTTTAAGTTTATATCTTTATAAATCTTATTTTTTCTCTGTTTTTTACGCATTGCATGATATCAAGATAATCGTTGTCTATTCTCCCGATTACATTTACTCTGGAATCCTGTGGAAAGCTTTGTCTTAATATTTGAATTTCCCCACTATATCTTTTATAACCTACATTATCCATGGTAATTGCACCTTTTTCACGAAATATACAATTATAGGGTTGTTGTTTTTCTCCATCACAGGAGTATTCCCGCGATTCCTGCAAGCGCATTATCCATTGGGGAGAATCTACTCGAATGGTAAATACCTGGTCATATAAATATTGATATGCTGATGAAAATTCTACAGGAATACTGATTATTCTATCCTTTAGATAGGTATCAATCAGGTGACTTTGGGCTTTAGATATTTTTATATCCCCCACAAAGATACTGTCCACATCATAATTAGTTACTAAATCTAAAAAGGCTACATAAGGTGGAATATTTCGATGTTTTTCTAAGGTAGGTAGTCCCTCATATATGGGGGTACGTTTTATTTCATCCCCTGGAATGAAGGCTAAGATTTTTATACCCAAGTCCTTAAGACTCTTATTGATTTGATGGAAGGTTTCCCCATCAAGACCTGTTTCTGACCTTGGATAGAAGTTGTGTAGAGCAAAAACTTCTGTTCCTGTATCTAAAACTTTTCTTGCTATAACCTCATCCTCTGTTGATGGGTTAAAGGATATAGGATATTCTTTAGCAATAGCCAACATTTCCTCTTGGCTGAAACCATAATCTAGACGTAATATATCCAAATTGAAATCTCTGGCAAATTGCACAATGGAATCATATTGAAAAAATTCAAGGGTTTTAGATGATACATCTCCTATGATTTTAAATTCCCTTTTCTTTAACCATATACACATTTCTTTGGCCTTGGTGCAATAATCTTTCATTTTACTAAATTCTTCCTGCATATGGAAGGAAGTGAATACATAGCATCCACTTCCCTTAAATCTTTCTAGCATTTCCCTTTGAGCTTCAAAGGAAAATAAATAAATAGATAGACCTAATTGTTTAAACATTGGCTATATCCGAGCTCTTGATGAAGAGATTGGTCATAATAAATCCACCTACATAGGCAATGATAATTCCTAGGAAGTAATTTAGCATTGTCCCTGGCTGCATAAGGGGTAGCGCGACCAGACCTGATGGTCCCCAAGCCGTTGCCATAACCTTGGTGGCCATAACATAAGCCCCACCGAATCCTGCCCCTAAACCTGCGGTAATAAATGGTTTTCCTAGGGGCAAAGTGACCCCATAGATCAAAGGCTCCCCTATTCCTAAGATTCCTGCTGGTAGAGCACCAGTAATAACAGATTGCATTCTTTGATTTTTTACCCTTTTAGCTTTTAGATAAATGGCTATTGCTGCCCCAACTTGACCAGCCCCTGCCATAGCAAGAACTGGAAAAAGGGATACTCCACCCATGGATTCTAGTTGAATGGCATAAATGGGAATCAATCCATGATGTAGACCTAATAAAACCATTGGCAAGAACAATGCCGATAATACGTATCCAGATATTACACTTACTATAGTATTATCAGAATTAATAATAACACTTAATACACTAACTAAACCATCGGAAAGAAATCCAGAGACGGGCATAATGACTAATACTAAAGCTAGCCCTGTGATTAGTAAAGTAACTACCGGTGTGACGATTAGATCTAATACGTCAGGTACAGACTTCCTCACTACTTTTTCAATTTTAGATAATAAATATACTCCTAAAATAACACCAATAATACCGCCTTTTCCTGTAGTCAGGATAGAATTTAAGGGAACTTCTGCATTAAACAATCCAAACAGTTCTGAAATTTCATTAATTTGTGCTCCAATGGATATAGCTCCAATCATTCCTCCTAGAGCTTCAGTTGCACCAAAACGTTTTGCAGCATTAACCCCTGTATATATAGCAAAATAACCTAAGAAACTAGCCCCTATTAAAGAGAACATTAATTGAATAAAGTTCCAGGTACCTGTGACTGGTAAATTGCCGTTGCCTTGTAATGTACTGATAAGAGATGCAAAACCATTAAAAATACCTGCTGCTATAATTGCTGGTATAAGGGGAATAAAAATTCCTGCTATGGTCTCTAGTCCAGCCTTTAAGGGACCCTTCTTTTGTTTTGATTTTATAGCCTGTTTATTGCCTTGCCAATCATCGCTAACCGCTGAGTCTTGGGTAATGCCAAGTTCTTCTACAAAAATATCCGCTAATTTTTTTGCTTTTCCAGGTCCTACCACTACCTGCAAGGTGTCTGATTCTACAATTCCCAATACCCCTTCGGTTTCCTTTAGTTCTTTCATTTTTACCTTCGAAGTGTCTTTAATCCTCAAACGTAACCTAGTCATGCAGTTGGTGGCTGAATGGATGTTGTCTTTACCTCCAACCAATTGGAGAATCTTTCTCGCTAACTCTTGGTTAGTTGCCATATAATACACCTCTTTCTTATAAATTATAGGGTTTTTCTAACATGGCCATTGGCCAAAATTAATTTCTTTTTAGCTTCCTCGGCATTACAATTTAATAAAATCATGGTTATAGCTAACTTTACGCTGCCATCTGCTTCCTTTAAAACTTTATTGGCTGTTTCTCTATCTACCTCCGTAGCCGACATAATAATATTTTCTGCCCTAACTTCCAATTTTTTATTGGTTCTTTGTACATCTACCATAAGATTTTTATATACCTTACCAATGCCCACCATAGACATGGTAGAAATCATATTTAATACCATTTTTTGGGCAGTACCTGCCTTTAATCTTGTTGATCCTGTTAATACCTCAGGCCCTACTACCACTTCTATCGCTATATCCGCTGCAGCTCCTATTTCAGAATCTTTATTACAAGCTATACCCGCTGTCTTACAGCCTATTTGTTTTGCATAGTGAAGAGCCTCTATGACGTAAGGGGTTCTCCCGCTGGCAGCAATGCCTATCACTACATCATGGGCTGTTAATCCAAGCTCTTTTAAATCTTCTACACCCATTGTAATACTATCCTCTGCACCTTCTACTGCCTTTATAAAAGCTCCTTCTCCCCCTGCGATTAAACCTACAACCATTTCAGGAGGTGTTCCAAAGGTAGGTGGACACTCTACAGCATCTAATACTCCTAAACGCCCACTGGTACCTGCCCCCATGTAAATCAATCGACCTCCTTGGTTAAAGGCCTCTACTACAGCCTCCACAGCTTTTTGAATTTGGGGAATTTCTTTTCTTACGGCTAGAGCAACCTTGGCATCTTCTTCATTCATTATTT from Irregularibacter muris harbors:
- a CDS encoding calcium-transporting P-type ATPase, PMR1-type → MEQQNFYQWDREQTVKHFKVDVQSGLSKEEVIKRQEKYGLNELEEQKGKSIFSMIFDQFKDFLILVLLAAALVSGAIGETKDAILIIAIVIVNAIMGVVQENKAEQSLAALKKLSTPSAKVIREGVTQQIPAKELVPGDIVLLDAGDYIPADGRLIETASLKIQESALTGESVPVDKHSQEIDLEEVPLGDRKNLMYMSSVVTYGRGKAVVTKTGMDTEIGKIAHMIQQSEAIQTPLQKRLEELGKLLGIAALAVCAIMFLVGVLQGRDVFGMFMTAVSLAVAAIPEGLPAIVTVVLALGVQRMIRSNAIIRKLPAVETLGSASVICSDKTGTLTQNKMTIQQIYVDDEMVDIKNLEFPSLSPGQERILETGLLCNDAEIQILEGEEKSIGDPTEVAFVRLAHNIGMTKKDKQIQHPRVAEVPFDSDRKLMTTVNKKEEGEYLVFTKGAPDVLLDICTKIYVHGEVRTLEEQDKEKIQQANYQLSSQAYRVLGLAFKEIDAIPQEISSSTMENQLIFIGLMGMIDPPREEVKDSVALCRQAGIKPVMITGDHKDTAVAIAKELGIIQEASEAVSGSELEKMSDQELENKVQDLSVYARVSPEHKVRIVSAWQKEGKIVAMTGDGVNDAPALKKADIGCAMGITGTDVAKEAAEMVLTDDNFATIVSAIEEGRGIYANIRKSIHFLLSCNIGEIIALFIATLLNWTQPLLPIHILWVNLVTDSLPALALGVDPKEKDIMKQKPRDPKASIFAEGLGFRIIYQGIVIGAITLFAFKYDLAHYGTEVARTMAFAVLGLSQLTHAINVRSERHSVFKEGIFRNKYLILAGLVSALLQVAVIFVPFLQDIFSVVALNTQQWLIVLGLALLPLVIVEIVKLIFRLSGRESYQ
- a CDS encoding PTS transporter subunit EIIC; its protein translation is MATNQELARKILQLVGGKDNIHSATNCMTRLRLRIKDTSKVKMKELKETEGVLGIVESDTLQVVVGPGKAKKLADIFVEELGITQDSAVSDDWQGNKQAIKSKQKKGPLKAGLETIAGIFIPLIPAIIAAGIFNGFASLISTLQGNGNLPVTGTWNFIQLMFSLIGASFLGYFAIYTGVNAAKRFGATEALGGMIGAISIGAQINEISELFGLFNAEVPLNSILTTGKGGIIGVILGVYLLSKIEKVVRKSVPDVLDLIVTPVVTLLITGLALVLVIMPVSGFLSDGLVSVLSVIINSDNTIVSVISGYVLSALFLPMVLLGLHHGLIPIYAIQLESMGGVSLFPVLAMAGAGQVGAAIAIYLKAKRVKNQRMQSVITGALPAGILGIGEPLIYGVTLPLGKPFITAGLGAGFGGAYVMATKVMATAWGPSGLVALPLMQPGTMLNYFLGIIIAYVGGFIMTNLFIKSSDIANV
- a CDS encoding MupG family TIM beta-alpha barrel fold protein, coding for MFKQLGLSIYLFSFEAQREMLERFKGSGCYVFTSFHMQEEFSKMKDYCTKAKEMCIWLKKREFKIIGDVSSKTLEFFQYDSIVQFARDFNLDILRLDYGFSQEEMLAIAKEYPISFNPSTEDEVIARKVLDTGTEVFALHNFYPRSETGLDGETFHQINKSLKDLGIKILAFIPGDEIKRTPIYEGLPTLEKHRNIPPYVAFLDLVTNYDVDSIFVGDIKISKAQSHLIDTYLKDRIISIPVEFSSAYQYLYDQVFTIRVDSPQWIMRLQESREYSCDGEKQQPYNCIFREKGAITMDNVGYKRYSGEIQILRQSFPQDSRVNVIGRIDNDYLDIMQCVKNREKIRFIKI
- the murQ gene encoding N-acetylmuramic acid 6-phosphate etherase; the protein is MIDLKKMSTEQMNDKTRDLDILSLQDALQIMNEEDAKVALAVRKEIPQIQKAVEAVVEAFNQGGRLIYMGAGTSGRLGVLDAVECPPTFGTPPEMVVGLIAGGEGAFIKAVEGAEDSITMGVEDLKELGLTAHDVVIGIAASGRTPYVIEALHYAKQIGCKTAGIACNKDSEIGAAADIAIEVVVGPEVLTGSTRLKAGTAQKMVLNMISTMSMVGIGKVYKNLMVDVQRTNKKLEVRAENIIMSATEVDRETANKVLKEADGSVKLAITMILLNCNAEEAKKKLILANGHVRKTL
- a CDS encoding bifunctional folylpolyglutamate synthase/dihydrofolate synthase, whose product is MNDQETLDFIHGAGKFSSRAGLENMKILMELLDNPQENLKIIHIAGTNGKGSISSMIHSVLKEQGYKVGLFISPYLEEFTERIQINGKHIPRQDLADIAYRVQQKVEKMVSMGLQHPIEFEIVTAIGLIYFAQQQVDFVVLEVGLGGRLDATNIISASEVSIITAIGVDHRAQLGNTLKEIAGEKAGIIKKNGWVVTSPQRPEVAKVIREKASEESADLLSVEKNAIEILESSLQGQIFSYQGLRLHLPRIEISLLGQHQIYNAATALMAIEVLIEKGYLLSNESVLQGLKKARWPGRFEVISKEPYIILDGAHNVDGAKAFAKAMKNYFPHRKITLMIGILKDKEIEKILREILPLGDKIIAIPIDNPRAISPEELEGIVKKIKSKIKCSSMDSIAQAIQWAKERPSQEVIAFTGSLYMLGEVHKMM
- a CDS encoding CidA/LrgA family protein, translated to MKWIKEFGIIIVIQYLAEILVKSLSIPFPGSVLGMGILLILLLTKVIKINQVENVGDFLQSILIILYVPAGVGIVQYLDKILPIFLPILITIIISTMITMIVTGHIVQFLINFTRRKENA
- a CDS encoding YncE family protein; the protein is MNKNTKYIYTANTGEDTISIVDYNKRCEIGKMDLQSMAKINGQHISSKPVIGPYSLMMNPKGDTLYSINCYDNSMYIIDRETNTLEERVQVGSYPCEIDIDWHEHTAYVTNGDSNTLSVVDLGKNRLVGQIPIGELPQGLKIGRKRKEVYVANMWEDKIAVIDCMKNILIDWIAVESCPSYVLLPQDEKTLFVSNSRMGSEGGGVISILDLDSKQTLKRIPVGNIPRQMILSSGEEFLYVVNSTGNSLSVISLEKGQEIKRIDIGNMPRGIAMDKENQTLFTTNIGDNTMSIISLQDYTLIDNIKIGKSPNGIVLLE
- a CDS encoding LrgB family protein; amino-acid sequence: MLNILQSSPVFGLVITLVVFGLSYKLYDKYKMTMLHPTVITLTVLILLLMYSGIDYKDYYENGGNIIHFLLAPATIVLALPLFRQWEILKINFFPIVVGIMAGSVTGALSVFFLGKIFGLDKIINISLLSKSVTTPIAVEITESIGGIASITILGVMVAGSVGAILGPKLLKFFRVKNDIAAGVAMGTASHGFGTARALEEGEVQGAMAGLAIGLMGLFTAIAVPLILGIVMK